The following are encoded together in the Pedobacter steynii genome:
- the fmt gene encoding methionyl-tRNA formyltransferase, protein MRLVFMGTPDFAVASLNALVEAGFDVVGVVTAADKPAGRGQKLQESAVKQYAVAKGLKVLQPLKLKDPEFIEELKALKADLQVVVAFRMLPEVVWDMPSKGTINLHGSLLPQYRGAAPINHAIINGEKESGVTTFFLKHEIDTGDVIFSERVTIGEEETAGELHDQLMNVGAGLLVKTVKAIEEGNYEEQPQPQHEELKHAPKIFKENCQIDWNQPARTIYNMIRGLSPYPTAFTRLNDKTLKVFRAELEEKETGISAGGFLSDGKTFLKFAAKDGFIKLTDLQYEGKKRMSAEEFLRGYRIESGA, encoded by the coding sequence ATGAGATTAGTTTTTATGGGCACCCCCGATTTTGCAGTAGCTTCTTTAAATGCTTTGGTAGAAGCAGGATTTGATGTAGTTGGCGTCGTTACAGCTGCTGACAAACCTGCTGGAAGAGGACAGAAACTACAGGAAAGTGCAGTTAAACAATATGCTGTAGCAAAAGGCCTGAAGGTATTGCAACCCCTGAAACTAAAAGATCCGGAGTTTATTGAAGAGTTAAAGGCGTTAAAGGCAGATTTACAAGTAGTAGTTGCATTCAGGATGTTACCTGAAGTGGTATGGGACATGCCTTCAAAGGGAACAATCAACCTGCATGGCTCGCTCCTTCCTCAATATCGGGGAGCGGCGCCGATTAACCATGCTATCATTAACGGAGAAAAAGAAAGTGGGGTAACTACCTTTTTCCTGAAACACGAAATAGATACAGGCGATGTCATCTTCTCTGAACGCGTAACTATCGGCGAAGAAGAAACTGCAGGAGAACTACATGATCAGCTCATGAATGTAGGCGCAGGCCTGTTAGTGAAGACCGTAAAGGCTATTGAGGAGGGGAACTACGAAGAACAGCCACAGCCACAACACGAGGAACTGAAACATGCGCCGAAAATATTTAAAGAAAATTGTCAGATCGACTGGAATCAGCCGGCAAGGACTATCTATAATATGATCCGCGGGCTCAGTCCCTATCCTACCGCCTTTACCAGGCTCAACGACAAAACACTGAAAGTATTCCGCGCAGAACTGGAAGAAAAAGAAACGGGCATATCAGCCGGCGGATTCTTATCCGATGGGAAAACCTTTCTTAAATTCGCGGCAAAAGACGGGTTCATCAAGCTGACAGACCTTCAATACGAAGGAAAGAAACGCATGTCTGCAGAAGAATTCCTAAGGGGTTATCGCATTGAGTCTGGCGCTTAA
- a CDS encoding aminotransferase class IV, giving the protein MQQEYILHNDEFIAANHPVFGVQNRAFRYGDGLFESMRMNNGKLKFAEEHADRLRAGMRALKMDGSNLMDEYFLKQKTAELCKKNKLKDNVRFRLSVYREGEGLYTPESNKSGYVLEASVLPQSTYELNKKGLIVDVYDELTKPVNKLSNYKTTNSLLFVMAGLYKKQHNLDEAFILNQHGFLCESISSNVFVVYDKQIYTPALSEGCIAGVMRSVVMNMAKSNDIPLIEAQINPEVLKEAEEVFITNATGGIRWVMGYGRKRYFNEISKDLSARLNAITP; this is encoded by the coding sequence ATGCAACAGGAATACATTTTACATAACGATGAGTTTATAGCGGCAAATCATCCTGTTTTCGGGGTGCAGAACCGTGCATTCAGATATGGTGATGGCTTGTTTGAGTCCATGCGTATGAACAATGGGAAGCTGAAATTTGCGGAAGAGCATGCTGATCGGCTGAGGGCCGGAATGCGGGCTTTGAAGATGGATGGCAGCAACCTGATGGACGAATACTTTCTGAAGCAGAAAACAGCGGAGCTCTGTAAAAAGAACAAGCTGAAGGATAATGTCCGTTTCCGTCTTTCTGTTTATAGAGAAGGAGAAGGTTTGTATACTCCGGAGAGCAATAAATCCGGCTATGTACTGGAAGCATCGGTGTTGCCTCAAAGTACTTATGAGCTGAATAAAAAAGGACTCATTGTCGATGTTTACGATGAGCTCACCAAACCTGTTAACAAATTATCCAATTATAAAACCACCAACTCTTTGTTGTTTGTAATGGCGGGTTTGTATAAAAAACAACATAACCTGGATGAAGCCTTCATTTTAAATCAGCACGGCTTTCTATGTGAGAGCATCAGCTCTAACGTGTTTGTGGTCTACGATAAACAGATTTATACCCCTGCTTTATCCGAAGGCTGCATCGCAGGAGTCATGCGTAGTGTGGTGATGAATATGGCTAAAAGCAATGACATCCCGCTTATTGAAGCGCAGATTAACCCTGAAGTGCTTAAAGAAGCAGAAGAGGTGTTTATCACGAATGCAACCGGCGGGATCAGGTGGGTGATGGGCTATGGAAGGAAACGTTATTTTAACGAAATCTCCAAAGATTTAAGCGCCAGACTCAATGCGATAACCCCTTAG
- a CDS encoding RluA family pseudouridine synthase, with protein sequence MENSNSVQELEEQDLYEHFNIVVDKGQSLLRIDKFLMGRMENASRNRIQNAIDAGNVLVNQGTVKASYKVKPADEISIVFPHPPRDTEVYPENIPLDIVYEDDDLLVVNKPAGMVVHPGFNNYTGTLVNALAYHFEKLPQLPGNEGRPGLVHRIDKDTSGLLLISKNEITMTKLAKQFFDHTITRKYIAMAWGDILENGTVTGYIGRSAKNRIVMDVYDDEEKGKWSVTHYSVLERLGYVTLISCQLETGRTHQIRAHMQHIGHPLFNDANYGGDKILKGTTFSKYKQFVNNCFEMLPRQALHAQTLGFIHPTTKEYMEFEAALPADFDSVLNKWRNYIVEPS encoded by the coding sequence ATGGAAAATAGCAACAGCGTGCAGGAATTAGAAGAGCAGGATTTATATGAACATTTTAATATTGTTGTTGATAAAGGACAGTCTTTGTTAAGAATAGACAAATTTTTAATGGGGCGCATGGAGAATGCTTCCCGCAATCGTATTCAGAATGCTATTGATGCCGGAAATGTGTTGGTTAATCAAGGCACTGTTAAAGCGAGCTATAAGGTAAAACCTGCAGACGAGATTTCGATTGTCTTTCCTCATCCACCAAGAGATACGGAAGTTTATCCGGAAAATATTCCATTGGATATTGTTTATGAAGATGACGATTTACTGGTCGTAAATAAACCTGCAGGCATGGTTGTTCATCCGGGATTTAATAATTATACCGGGACTCTGGTAAATGCTTTAGCCTACCATTTTGAAAAATTACCGCAATTACCGGGAAATGAAGGCAGACCAGGCCTTGTTCACCGGATTGATAAGGATACTTCCGGTTTGTTGCTGATCAGTAAAAACGAGATCACGATGACCAAACTTGCAAAGCAGTTTTTTGACCATACCATTACCCGTAAATATATTGCTATGGCCTGGGGAGATATTCTGGAAAATGGAACCGTTACCGGATACATTGGAAGGAGTGCAAAAAACCGGATTGTGATGGATGTTTACGATGATGAAGAAAAAGGTAAGTGGTCTGTAACACATTATTCGGTATTAGAGCGTTTAGGATATGTAACCTTAATCAGTTGTCAGCTGGAAACTGGCCGCACACACCAAATCAGAGCGCATATGCAACATATCGGACACCCTTTATTTAACGATGCCAATTATGGTGGCGATAAAATATTGAAAGGAACGACCTTCAGCAAATACAAGCAATTTGTTAATAACTGCTTTGAGATGTTGCCACGTCAGGCATTACATGCCCAGACCTTAGGGTTTATCCATCCGACCACTAAAGAATACATGGAATTTGAGGCTGCTTTACCTGCTGATTTTGATTCCGTATTAAACAAATGGAGAAACTACATTGTCGAGCCTTCTTAA
- a CDS encoding 1-aminocyclopropane-1-carboxylate deaminase/D-cysteine desulfhydrase: MFTDIYSPLQQLNHPVLPQFWMKRDDLIDPYISGNKWRKLKYLISKAFNTQKHHLVTFGGAYSNHLVATAAAASKAGLKSSAFVRGETVENEMLLLCRLFGMSLIFTDRTSYRNKPQLFQQHFGADPQALFIDEGGAGPEAVKGCAEIIAELPTDISHIFCAAGTGTTAAGLLKGIQQYELKTTLHVVPALKGGRFIEEEILKYTGNTDQLVLHTDYHFGGYAKTQPLLINFIKDFVSKQGILIDPVYTAKMLYAIEDLSSNHYFKPEDKIVALHTGGLLGLLGMKEKFN; the protein is encoded by the coding sequence ATGTTTACAGATATCTATAGCCCGCTTCAACAATTAAATCATCCTGTTCTTCCACAATTCTGGATGAAAAGGGATGATTTAATTGATCCTTATATCTCTGGAAATAAATGGCGTAAGCTTAAATATCTGATATCGAAAGCTTTTAACACGCAGAAACACCACCTGGTTACTTTTGGAGGTGCTTATTCCAACCATCTTGTCGCCACCGCTGCTGCTGCTTCCAAAGCAGGATTAAAGTCATCCGCTTTTGTACGGGGGGAAACTGTAGAAAATGAAATGCTCCTGCTTTGCAGGCTTTTCGGAATGAGCCTCATCTTTACAGACCGAACCAGCTACAGGAATAAACCCCAGCTATTTCAGCAACATTTCGGAGCAGATCCTCAGGCCCTTTTTATAGATGAAGGAGGTGCAGGTCCAGAGGCGGTAAAAGGTTGTGCAGAGATCATCGCAGAACTCCCGACAGACATTAGCCATATTTTTTGTGCTGCCGGAACAGGCACTACCGCAGCAGGACTGCTGAAAGGAATTCAGCAATACGAATTAAAAACTACCCTCCATGTGGTTCCGGCATTAAAGGGAGGTCGCTTTATTGAAGAAGAGATCCTAAAATATACAGGCAATACTGATCAACTGGTATTACATACGGATTATCATTTTGGCGGATATGCAAAAACACAACCTCTCCTGATCAACTTCATTAAAGATTTTGTCAGTAAACAGGGCATATTAATCGACCCGGTATATACCGCTAAAATGCTATATGCCATCGAAGACCTTTCTTCCAATCATTACTTTAAACCGGAAGATAAAATTGTGGCCTTGCATACCGGCGGACTATTAGGGCTTCTCGGTATGAAAGAGAAATTTAATTAG
- a CDS encoding VOC family protein: protein MIFKNVVSWFEIPATDINRAQKFYEAIFEIQMIPMEMPGFEMRMFPVENMMEGIGGALAKSEDFYKASADSGTLIYLNANPDVQFVLDRIEAAGGKILVPKTEISPEYGNMAVFLDTEGNRVALHSAPN from the coding sequence ATGATTTTTAAAAATGTAGTGAGCTGGTTTGAAATCCCGGCAACGGACATCAATAGGGCTCAGAAATTTTATGAAGCGATCTTTGAAATTCAAATGATCCCAATGGAGATGCCTGGTTTTGAAATGCGGATGTTTCCGGTAGAAAATATGATGGAGGGGATTGGAGGGGCACTGGCTAAATCCGAAGATTTCTATAAGGCTTCAGCAGACAGTGGAACCTTGATTTATCTAAATGCCAATCCCGATGTGCAGTTCGTTTTGGACCGGATCGAAGCAGCAGGCGGAAAAATTCTTGTTCCTAAGACGGAGATTTCTCCGGAATATGGTAATATGGCTGTTTTTCTGGACACTGAGGGAAACAGGGTAGCCTTACATTCTGCTCCTAATTAA
- a CDS encoding class I SAM-dependent methyltransferase yields MDLYHQTALTYNTTRSADPYIKQRLAALIENKNGNKILDVGCGTGNYTIELAKTGLDMYGTDPSDQMLKIAEENADQVNWNKGYAEKIDFPDATFDGAIATLTIHHWIDLAKSLQELYRVLKAGSNLVIFTATSEQMRNYWLHHYFPKMMTGAMNQMPSFSKIWEYGTDAGFEITKTEKYFVSGALQDLFLYSGKQKPEMYLDPEIRKGISSFSDIAEADEITSGLELLERDIKSHKINITRDKFDDRMGDYLFIVLTKSEEP; encoded by the coding sequence ATGGATTTATACCATCAAACCGCGCTAACCTATAACACAACCAGATCTGCCGATCCCTATATAAAACAACGCCTGGCTGCGCTGATCGAGAATAAAAACGGGAACAAAATTCTTGATGTAGGCTGCGGAACAGGTAACTATACGATTGAGCTGGCCAAAACCGGCTTAGATATGTACGGTACGGATCCCTCGGATCAAATGCTGAAGATTGCAGAAGAAAATGCGGATCAGGTAAACTGGAATAAAGGATATGCAGAGAAGATAGATTTCCCTGATGCCACTTTTGATGGTGCCATTGCCACCTTAACCATTCACCATTGGATTGACCTGGCTAAATCCCTCCAGGAATTATACCGGGTATTGAAAGCAGGATCAAATCTGGTCATCTTTACCGCAACCTCCGAACAAATGAGAAATTACTGGCTGCATCATTATTTTCCAAAGATGATGACCGGAGCCATGAACCAGATGCCCTCTTTTTCAAAGATATGGGAGTATGGTACTGATGCAGGTTTTGAAATTACCAAAACAGAAAAATATTTTGTCTCCGGAGCCTTACAGGACCTGTTTCTTTATTCCGGAAAACAAAAGCCGGAAATGTATCTCGATCCTGAAATCAGAAAAGGAATCTCCTCTTTCAGTGATATTGCAGAAGCTGATGAAATCACTTCCGGATTAGAATTACTGGAACGGGATATCAAATCACATAAGATCAATATTACCCGCGACAAGTTTGATGACCGCATGGGTGATTACCTGTTTATCGTTTTAACCAAGTCAGAAGAGCCTTAG
- a CDS encoding DUF3472 domain-containing protein, with the protein MKSTYLFSWPVLALLFLLTACQKSLVPEHKVTSGTSAAAISATENAAPSEHIYFNFPSDAIVKLHKIKITQSANAEYFSVHNYAGGYAGLQQTPDNSFGTPNILISSLWDPNTAGGIFSEVAYKAPNTISSRFGGEGDGYKTINPYQWALNTWYNIALRAWKLNGKLYIGTFIQNMATGTWFHTSTLAVPERTTFLGSGNDAFLENWTGYDPAYDGRFIRKAFFKDCWNLSTTNTWEKHTSRSFSANAGDQGRNGIYDRAFNSGYDTTEDAYFMEHGGTVQPSAGFGTGRTLALPVQTNQGTAPILTLAEVQSATATSSGNTVTVNWTNNAAKSPQFSSKVELLDPSGAVVATVNEVLPQKRSTTISSTLGTGTYSVRITITDIFNQNSSPLTIPVTSGISSSTWYKIKNASSGLYLALENNSTANSAFLIQATSSTGNGQKWKFNTQGTSYVIVNANSNKAIDISGGTQTMGANVIQYTISNAVNQQWNLVSAGTNKYVIQSNMSSHYVLDNPGSSSTSGTKITLYSINGATGSLNQQWILEAQ; encoded by the coding sequence ATGAAATCAACCTATCTTTTTTCCTGGCCAGTATTGGCCCTGCTCTTTCTATTAACTGCCTGTCAGAAATCTTTGGTTCCTGAGCACAAAGTAACATCAGGAACAAGTGCAGCAGCTATCTCAGCTACGGAAAATGCAGCCCCGTCAGAGCACATTTACTTTAATTTCCCCTCGGATGCCATCGTTAAACTTCACAAGATAAAAATTACGCAATCGGCCAATGCGGAATATTTTTCTGTGCACAACTATGCCGGCGGATATGCTGGTTTACAACAAACACCCGACAACTCTTTTGGTACTCCAAACATTCTAATTTCTTCTTTATGGGACCCCAATACTGCAGGAGGCATTTTTTCTGAAGTAGCCTATAAAGCTCCAAACACGATAAGTAGCAGGTTTGGAGGTGAAGGTGACGGATATAAAACCATTAATCCCTACCAATGGGCGCTCAATACCTGGTACAATATCGCACTCAGAGCCTGGAAACTGAATGGAAAATTGTATATCGGCACTTTTATTCAAAACATGGCTACCGGAACCTGGTTTCATACCTCCACCCTCGCCGTTCCGGAACGGACCACCTTTCTGGGATCAGGTAACGACGCCTTTCTTGAAAACTGGACCGGTTACGATCCTGCCTATGACGGCCGCTTTATCAGAAAAGCCTTCTTCAAAGATTGCTGGAACCTGAGTACGACCAATACCTGGGAAAAGCATACCAGCAGAAGCTTCAGTGCCAATGCCGGGGATCAGGGTAGAAACGGAATTTACGACCGTGCTTTTAATTCAGGTTATGATACAACCGAAGACGCTTATTTCATGGAACATGGCGGTACGGTACAACCCAGTGCAGGATTCGGAACAGGAAGAACACTGGCACTTCCGGTTCAAACCAATCAAGGAACCGCACCAATACTAACGCTTGCAGAAGTACAGTCTGCAACGGCAACCAGCAGTGGCAATACCGTTACGGTTAACTGGACAAATAATGCAGCAAAAAGCCCTCAGTTTTCTTCAAAAGTAGAGTTACTGGATCCTTCCGGAGCTGTTGTAGCTACCGTAAATGAAGTTCTTCCTCAAAAGAGATCTACTACCATTTCCAGCACATTAGGCACAGGAACCTATTCAGTTAGAATTACCATTACAGACATTTTTAACCAGAACTCAAGCCCACTGACCATTCCGGTAACTTCAGGCATATCCAGCAGCACCTGGTACAAAATAAAAAATGCATCCAGTGGCCTTTACCTGGCATTGGAAAACAACAGTACTGCTAATAGTGCTTTCCTTATACAGGCAACCAGCAGTACCGGAAACGGACAAAAATGGAAGTTTAATACGCAGGGGACTTCCTATGTGATTGTGAATGCCAATAGCAATAAAGCCATTGACATCTCCGGAGGAACCCAGACCATGGGGGCAAATGTAATTCAATACACGATCAGCAATGCGGTTAACCAGCAATGGAACCTGGTTTCTGCCGGAACAAACAAATATGTAATTCAAAGCAATATGTCCAGTCATTATGTGCTTGATAATCCCGGCAGCAGCAGTACCTCCGGTACAAAAATCACACTGTATTCCATTAATGGGGCGACAGGATCTCTAAATCAACAGTGGATACTGGAAGCCCAATAG
- a CDS encoding TonB-dependent receptor domain-containing protein — protein MNNFFTILGLSMLLCTTVHAQLIKGTIYDKSTGESIIGASVAIKERPGKGVMADEKGQFIIQLQSGETLIVKMVGYKTFQKQYEFSADQQISIYLESGLSLNEVMVTASLANSRSKKAIGTNVDHIDAAAVAATSNPSSLADIVNGRISGAQVYNTNGKVGMPIRFDIRSAATFSMERDPLIFIDGVRYNNSNTADVNSSQEAMSALNDLPLNDIASIDVIKGPAAAASYGAEAANGVVIIQTKRGLSGQKGVAVNVKYTGGFSELARKYDQFVNNDPLNDFFVKGAQQQLYANLTAQLDQNNSIFFSANTNKNEGIVPGNEDNRHTFRAGYDLVKDRFKLSVTAGYVKGKLSIPQSASGRDDAIWNLMRDRTPWPFLSEETWRAIQKQYDNDRFTGSVKLGYTLPFEIKMETLIGLDLNHIDGLNYLPYGYLQGTNSTGAKQVSTRRNQNMNWDFKLSRNFMFSPKWQLNLSVLSQLTSAIERVNGISVRNFAVPGISNIASAAEILGVTDSDYEKRTHGLYGEAFLSYDNKLFINAGLRRDVSNMIGANVANIWYPTVSVAYNVADLPFLKGKVEEWKFRAAYGESGRLPYPNDAQTAYLVENSSFGTMVRPLRKGNPDIKPERTGELEMGTDISLFGQRFGFTYYQQHTRDAIVYTTLLPSLGWPSSLSGDYPENIGKIQGKGIEVTYNGRVFTSSNKKHSLDIFAIFNHQSNKVVNSGGRDILNTVNLIREGLPAFAFYSNVSEGPVFNAKGEYTGAKESGLKELGKPFPTYNGSFGFGLQLFENLRLQSLFTYSKGAKLYNISHRNVAMQGTNFKAKETLKEQLATQTPGTTEYIATATQLSKYEGSRGDFIQKADFLRLSNLTLSYDLGTWAKKQSNGVLKRCVVSVTGNNLWLSSNYGGAEPQIDSQGGSKRTRGIGYLSSDWTTVPAPRTYAFSLNIGF, from the coding sequence ATGAATAATTTTTTTACCATTTTAGGGCTATCTATGCTCCTTTGCACTACGGTACATGCGCAACTGATCAAAGGTACCATATATGATAAAAGTACGGGAGAAAGCATCATCGGAGCGAGTGTCGCCATCAAAGAGCGGCCAGGAAAAGGAGTCATGGCAGATGAAAAAGGTCAATTTATCATCCAGTTGCAATCCGGCGAAACCCTGATTGTTAAAATGGTCGGCTACAAAACTTTTCAAAAGCAATACGAATTCAGCGCAGATCAGCAAATCAGCATATACCTGGAATCCGGACTTTCCTTAAATGAAGTCATGGTTACCGCCAGTTTAGCCAACTCCAGAAGCAAAAAGGCAATTGGAACGAATGTAGACCATATTGATGCAGCAGCTGTTGCCGCAACAAGTAACCCTTCTTCACTGGCAGATATCGTCAACGGCAGAATCAGTGGTGCACAAGTGTACAACACCAATGGAAAGGTGGGAATGCCTATCCGTTTCGATATCCGTTCTGCGGCTACGTTCAGCATGGAAAGAGATCCGCTGATTTTTATCGACGGTGTCCGTTACAACAACAGCAATACTGCTGATGTGAACTCTTCGCAGGAAGCAATGAGTGCGTTAAACGACCTGCCTTTAAATGACATTGCCTCGATTGATGTCATCAAAGGACCTGCGGCGGCGGCCTCCTATGGTGCAGAAGCGGCAAATGGAGTCGTGATTATCCAAACCAAACGCGGCTTAAGCGGACAAAAAGGAGTCGCGGTAAATGTTAAATATACCGGTGGCTTTAGTGAATTGGCGAGAAAATATGATCAGTTTGTAAACAATGACCCCCTGAATGATTTCTTTGTCAAAGGAGCACAACAACAATTGTACGCCAATTTAACCGCGCAGTTAGACCAGAATAACAGCATTTTCTTTTCTGCAAATACCAATAAAAATGAAGGAATAGTACCGGGTAACGAAGACAACAGACATACTTTCCGCGCAGGATATGACCTGGTAAAAGACCGTTTTAAGTTATCAGTGACGGCCGGATATGTTAAAGGAAAGCTCAGCATCCCTCAATCTGCTTCCGGACGTGACGATGCGATATGGAACCTGATGAGAGACCGTACGCCATGGCCTTTTCTTTCTGAAGAGACCTGGAGAGCCATTCAAAAACAATACGACAACGACCGCTTTACCGGAAGTGTAAAACTAGGTTATACCTTACCGTTTGAAATAAAAATGGAAACCCTGATCGGGCTTGACCTGAACCATATCGATGGTTTAAACTACCTTCCTTACGGATACCTGCAAGGCACCAACAGTACCGGAGCCAAACAGGTCAGCACCCGTCGCAATCAGAATATGAACTGGGATTTTAAATTGTCCCGTAATTTTATGTTCAGCCCGAAATGGCAATTGAACCTCAGCGTACTTTCCCAACTCACCAGTGCTATAGAGCGCGTAAACGGAATCAGTGTCAGAAACTTTGCAGTACCGGGCATCAGTAACATTGCCTCAGCAGCAGAAATTTTGGGGGTTACGGATAGTGACTACGAAAAACGTACCCATGGTTTATACGGAGAGGCTTTCCTGAGCTACGACAATAAACTATTTATCAACGCCGGATTGAGGAGGGATGTTTCCAATATGATTGGCGCCAACGTAGCCAATATCTGGTATCCTACAGTAAGTGTGGCGTATAATGTTGCAGACCTGCCTTTCCTGAAAGGAAAAGTAGAGGAATGGAAATTCAGGGCAGCTTATGGAGAATCAGGTCGTCTGCCTTATCCAAATGATGCACAGACAGCCTACCTGGTAGAAAACTCTTCTTTTGGAACGATGGTAAGACCTTTGAGAAAGGGAAATCCGGACATCAAACCTGAAAGAACAGGAGAACTGGAAATGGGAACAGACATCAGCCTGTTTGGACAGCGGTTTGGCTTTACATATTATCAGCAACACACCCGCGATGCCATTGTATATACCACCCTATTGCCTTCACTGGGCTGGCCTTCCAGCTTAAGCGGAGATTATCCAGAGAATATCGGAAAGATCCAGGGAAAAGGAATCGAAGTAACTTATAATGGTCGGGTATTTACCAGCAGCAATAAAAAACACAGTCTGGATATCTTTGCAATCTTCAACCATCAGTCCAACAAAGTGGTCAATTCAGGTGGAAGAGATATCCTGAATACCGTGAATCTGATTCGTGAAGGATTACCTGCATTTGCCTTTTATTCTAATGTGTCTGAAGGTCCGGTTTTCAACGCAAAGGGAGAATATACCGGTGCTAAAGAAAGCGGCCTGAAAGAATTAGGAAAGCCCTTCCCTACTTATAATGGTTCATTCGGATTCGGACTTCAGCTGTTTGAAAACTTACGACTGCAATCACTTTTCACCTATTCAAAAGGAGCTAAGCTTTATAACATCTCTCATCGCAACGTAGCCATGCAAGGCACAAATTTTAAAGCAAAAGAAACTTTAAAAGAGCAGCTGGCCACTCAGACTCCCGGTACAACGGAGTATATCGCAACCGCAACACAGTTGTCTAAATATGAAGGATCCAGAGGTGATTTCATCCAGAAAGCAGATTTCCTGAGATTGAGCAACCTGACCCTGTCTTACGATCTGGGTACCTGGGCAAAAAAACAAAGTAATGGCGTATTGAAGCGTTGCGTGGTTTCTGTGACCGGAAACAACCTTTGGTTAAGCAGCAATTATGGTGGAGCTGAGCCTCAGATTGATTCTCAGGGCGGAAGTAAAAGAACCAGAGGAATCGGCTACCTGTCGTCAGACTGGACCACTGTTCCTGCTCCCCGCACTTATGCGTTTAGTTTAAATATTGGATTTTAA
- a CDS encoding aspartate kinase yields the protein MLTVEKIGGTSMSALQEVIQNIILFERTGEQLYNRIFVVSAFSGVTDLLLENKKTGAPGVYHRIAKQQDFHRPLKELIVKLKSINKKYVDLGLDLAVADRFIENHVKEAQTYLENLANILASGYVSREGILQAAREILASIGESHSAFNFTNILLNMGINTRLVDLSGFGDHRPFTIDQRIKHAFKNIDFEKTICITTGYAKGTEGIMREFDRGYSEVTFSKIAEFLKPQEAIIHKEYHLSTADPALVGIENCIPVGYTNYDIADQLADVGMEAIHPKASKPLEVSGIHLRIKNTFEPAHPGTLITREFVCETKRVEVITGTDKLMMIDVYDPSMVGNVGSDLQIMQTFFDYNVSYTFKSTSANSISIVIWARDFNKKLISKLEEDFEKVTVENVAMVCLLGTNMDQPGLLAKSAAALTEDGINIKSAGFALRKVNIQFLIDPEHFKRAIIALNKAMG from the coding sequence ATGTTAACAGTAGAAAAAATAGGCGGCACTTCAATGAGTGCCTTACAGGAAGTCATACAAAATATCATATTATTTGAACGTACCGGTGAACAATTATACAACAGAATATTCGTAGTCTCTGCATTCTCAGGGGTTACGGATCTCTTGCTGGAGAACAAGAAAACCGGTGCCCCAGGTGTTTACCATCGCATTGCAAAACAACAGGATTTTCATCGTCCTTTAAAGGAGCTTATTGTCAAGCTAAAATCCATCAATAAAAAATACGTTGATTTAGGTCTGGATCTTGCGGTTGCTGATCGTTTTATCGAAAACCATGTTAAAGAAGCACAGACTTATCTGGAAAACCTGGCCAATATTCTGGCTTCGGGTTACGTGAGCAGGGAAGGAATCCTTCAGGCTGCCCGCGAGATCCTTGCTTCCATCGGAGAAAGCCATTCGGCATTCAACTTCACCAATATTCTCCTAAACATGGGCATCAATACCCGTTTGGTTGACCTGAGTGGATTTGGTGATCACCGTCCTTTTACCATTGATCAGCGCATTAAACATGCCTTCAAAAACATTGATTTTGAAAAAACCATCTGCATCACTACCGGTTATGCAAAAGGTACAGAAGGGATCATGCGGGAATTCGACAGGGGTTATTCCGAAGTTACCTTCAGCAAGATTGCCGAATTTTTAAAACCACAGGAGGCCATTATACATAAAGAATATCATCTTTCTACCGCCGACCCGGCATTGGTAGGAATAGAAAACTGTATCCCGGTCGGTTATACCAATTATGATATCGCTGATCAGCTGGCGGATGTAGGTATGGAAGCCATCCATCCTAAAGCTTCAAAACCACTGGAAGTAAGTGGCATTCACCTGAGAATCAAGAACACATTTGAACCTGCACATCCGGGGACTTTGATTACCCGTGAATTTGTATGTGAAACAAAACGTGTAGAGGTAATCACCGGAACAGATAAGCTGATGATGATTGATGTTTATGACCCCTCGATGGTAGGAAATGTAGGTAGTGATCTTCAGATCATGCAAACATTTTTCGATTATAACGTGAGTTATACCTTCAAATCAACCAGTGCCAACAGCATCTCTATTGTGATCTGGGCGCGTGATTTCAATAAAAAACTCATCAGCAAACTGGAAGAGGATTTTGAGAAAGTGACGGTAGAAAACGTCGCCATGGTCTGCCTGCTGGGTACCAATATGGACCAACCGGGCTTACTGGCAAAAAGCGCTGCAGCCCTGACCGAAGATGGAATTAATATCAAGAGTGCCGGATTTGCCTTAAGAAAAGTAAATATCCAGTTCTTAATTGATCCGGAACATTTTAAAAGAGCGATTATCGCGCTGAATAAAGCAATGGGCTAA